The following are encoded together in the Bradymonas sediminis genome:
- a CDS encoding pyridoxal phosphate-dependent decarboxylase family protein, translating into MADTEFDAYFLGPYGENADLFEELLTDFMRDHVYWRRNFHPESTPPISTSARYSQEFAGVAARMRRELFALSADLKKSVPWFSPRYVGHMSSDLLMSGLVANIMTTLYNPNNVSDQAAPTTVQKEIEVGFQLARMFGFETETAVRPCAWGHLTSGGTVSNYEGLRNLQALKFYPLALARALERLDLDLGAPGPLKRALPELSQWELVNLSVDMVVELRRAYLSAASQLGPQILHSLREAVRAERLETLGWVDFFEVHPGLKTPVVLAPNTAHYSWPKAMKLLGLGTANLRRVDVDGDMRMSAGDLQVVLDGLKDERRPVLSLVAILGTTEFGTIDPIGDIVAQRERALGAGLYFPIHVDAAWGGYLASIFRQEDGTLVPHEMLKEQFHYFPSDKVYGAFAALGSVESITVDPHKLGYIPYPAGAYVARNSGMIDFVTDKAPYAFEGHLEEQGDLRERLRNLGQYILEGSKPGASAASVHVSHRVLPLHTDAFGKLLKKGVRASEYFYDELHKIADRLGEDIIIDIPFKPDCNLVCLTLNPVKNRSAAGLNRFVQSIYDQMRVDASRPIQVRSFFASSTSLQAGDLSPEQRLTLAEQLGIEPKTFCASPRDLEHDASSLLLIRNTLMNPWLDFEDKGLNYIDRYLLFLEELILAELQSYT; encoded by the coding sequence ATGGCTGATACCGAATTCGATGCGTATTTTCTTGGCCCTTATGGTGAGAACGCCGACCTCTTCGAGGAGCTTCTTACGGATTTTATGCGCGACCATGTCTATTGGCGGCGCAATTTTCACCCGGAGAGCACGCCTCCCATTTCGACGTCTGCGCGCTATAGCCAGGAGTTTGCAGGGGTCGCGGCGCGCATGCGCCGTGAACTCTTCGCGTTGAGCGCAGATCTCAAAAAATCGGTGCCCTGGTTTAGCCCGCGATACGTGGGGCATATGTCGTCGGATCTGCTGATGTCCGGCTTGGTCGCCAATATTATGACGACGCTTTATAACCCGAATAACGTCTCGGATCAGGCCGCGCCGACCACGGTTCAAAAGGAGATCGAGGTTGGGTTTCAGCTCGCGCGGATGTTTGGTTTCGAGACCGAGACCGCGGTGCGTCCCTGTGCCTGGGGGCATCTGACGTCGGGCGGGACCGTTTCAAATTATGAGGGGCTTCGGAATCTTCAGGCGCTTAAATTCTATCCGCTCGCGCTCGCCCGGGCGCTTGAGCGCCTGGACCTTGACCTCGGCGCGCCGGGGCCGCTGAAGCGGGCGCTGCCGGAATTGTCTCAATGGGAATTGGTCAATCTGTCGGTCGACATGGTGGTCGAGCTGCGCCGGGCCTATCTGAGCGCGGCGAGTCAATTGGGACCGCAGATTCTGCATTCATTGCGAGAGGCAGTGCGCGCGGAGCGGCTCGAAACGCTGGGGTGGGTCGATTTCTTTGAGGTCCATCCTGGCCTGAAGACGCCGGTCGTGCTGGCGCCGAACACCGCGCATTATTCCTGGCCGAAGGCGATGAAATTGCTCGGCCTGGGGACCGCGAATCTTCGGCGCGTAGATGTCGACGGCGATATGCGCATGAGTGCCGGGGATCTTCAAGTTGTGCTTGATGGTTTGAAGGATGAGCGCCGGCCAGTGCTTTCGTTGGTCGCTATTCTTGGCACCACCGAATTTGGCACGATTGATCCGATAGGCGACATTGTGGCGCAGCGCGAGCGTGCGTTGGGTGCCGGTCTTTATTTTCCCATTCACGTCGACGCGGCCTGGGGCGGCTATCTTGCGAGTATTTTTCGCCAGGAGGACGGGACGCTCGTTCCCCATGAGATGCTAAAGGAACAGTTTCACTATTTTCCGAGCGATAAGGTTTATGGCGCCTTTGCGGCCCTGGGCAGCGTCGAGTCCATTACGGTCGACCCGCATAAACTCGGGTATATTCCGTACCCGGCGGGCGCCTATGTTGCCCGAAATAGTGGGATGATTGACTTTGTGACCGACAAGGCCCCCTACGCCTTTGAGGGACATCTAGAGGAGCAGGGGGATTTGCGCGAGCGGCTGCGAAATCTTGGGCAATATATCCTTGAGGGCTCAAAACCCGGGGCGTCTGCCGCCTCGGTGCATGTGTCGCATCGAGTGCTCCCTCTTCACACGGACGCGTTTGGGAAATTGCTTAAAAAAGGCGTGCGCGCGAGTGAGTATTTCTACGATGAATTGCATAAAATCGCGGATCGCCTCGGGGAGGATATCATCATCGACATTCCATTTAAGCCCGATTGTAACCTCGTCTGTCTGACATTGAATCCGGTCAAGAACCGTTCGGCGGCCGGGCTCAATCGATTCGTTCAGTCCATTTATGACCAGATGCGGGTCGACGCATCGCGCCCGATTCAGGTGCGCTCGTTTTTTGCCTCCTCGACAAGTCTTCAAGCCGGCGACCTGTCGCCCGAACAGCGCCTGACGCTCGCCGAGCAACTCGGCATTGAGCCGAAGACGTTTTGCGCGAGCCCGCGTGACCTCGAACACGACGCCTCAAGCCTACTTTTGATCCGCAATACCCTGATGAACCCCTGGCTCGACTTTGAAGATAAGGGGCTCAATTATATCGACCGATACCTGTTATTCTTAGAGGAGTTGATCCTCGCGGAACTCCAGAGCTACACGTGA
- a CDS encoding WG repeat-containing protein: protein MNRALRTIILPSLLLALIGCDAKQRTTQEPPTETPSAQAPEAEERPEKQETPPAVKEPLFPLQMGAKGAFIDAKGKVIFEGDYGDPREFNDGIAIIYVDGKPALLDRSGKVTIPEQKFFHIEDFSEGLARVQIAMGKEYGFIDKAGKLVIPTQLRIVGKNFSEGLVRASPRGKKENFINKKGEIVLELPYDRAENFSEGLAAVRQDDKWGFIDKTGELAIQPKFDRVHPFSEGHSAVQIGKKWGYIDKTGAFTIPAQFEDARSFSEKLALVKIKGKWGFIDPKGEFKIKPQYSYVTSFCEGLAAVGDEVADYWGAIDTSGNMVFKPKYWSPFCFKDGLAYVAINTNEQLGGYIDTSGKVVASGRF, encoded by the coding sequence ATGAATCGCGCGCTCAGAACGATCATCCTCCCGAGCCTTCTCCTCGCCCTTATCGGCTGTGACGCCAAGCAACGCACCACCCAGGAACCGCCGACGGAAACCCCAAGTGCCCAGGCCCCAGAAGCCGAAGAACGCCCCGAAAAGCAAGAAACGCCTCCCGCGGTTAAAGAGCCGCTCTTCCCCTTGCAGATGGGCGCTAAAGGCGCATTTATCGATGCGAAGGGTAAAGTTATATTCGAAGGCGACTATGGCGACCCGCGCGAATTTAACGACGGCATCGCGATCATTTACGTTGACGGCAAACCCGCGCTGCTTGACCGCAGCGGCAAGGTGACTATCCCGGAGCAGAAATTTTTCCATATCGAGGACTTCTCTGAGGGGCTCGCGCGCGTTCAGATCGCCATGGGCAAAGAATACGGATTTATCGACAAAGCTGGAAAACTCGTCATTCCAACCCAACTTCGGATTGTCGGTAAGAACTTCAGTGAAGGCCTAGTCCGGGCTTCGCCGCGCGGCAAAAAAGAGAACTTCATAAATAAAAAGGGTGAAATCGTACTTGAGCTGCCGTATGACAGAGCAGAGAACTTCAGCGAAGGTTTGGCGGCTGTAAGGCAGGACGACAAGTGGGGTTTTATCGACAAAACGGGCGAACTAGCGATTCAACCCAAATTTGACCGTGTTCACCCCTTTAGCGAAGGCCATTCGGCGGTGCAGATCGGGAAAAAATGGGGATATATCGATAAAACGGGAGCGTTCACGATTCCCGCTCAATTCGAGGACGCGAGGAGCTTCAGCGAGAAGCTTGCCCTGGTAAAAATAAAAGGCAAATGGGGCTTTATTGACCCCAAAGGCGAGTTTAAAATCAAACCACAATATTCCTACGTCACCTCCTTTTGTGAAGGACTCGCCGCCGTAGGCGACGAGGTCGCGGACTATTGGGGTGCGATTGATACCAGCGGCAACATGGTGTTCAAGCCAAAATACTGGTCACCCTTTTGCTTCAAAGATGGCCTTGCCTACGTGGCTATAAATACCAATGAACAACTTGGTGGCTATATCGACACCAGCGGCAAGGTGGTCGCGAGCGGCAGATTCTAA
- a CDS encoding potassium/proton antiporter: MRSRTIFLIDHIILVAGLLLLLGIVSNKFTARAGLPALLVFLGIGMLAGAEGPGGIVFDSFPLAHGIGTFALVIILFDGGMRTSLSGVRKVWKPSLLMATFGVVVTAGITGAVAAHALDLSMLQGMLIGAIVGSTDAGAVFSIMRASNLSLDPRLMSTLKIESGSNDPMAIFLTVGLIEVLLGNVEMGPQLLGLFVLQMGVGAAAGLASGWIGLRLANRVNLPAIGLYPVFIAAWAMSTYGATVALGGSGYLAVYIVGITLGNADMVFKRGTLLFHDGVTWMGEITMFVVLGMLCTPSDLPGVAPSAFLIALTLIFVARPAAVFTLLWPFGFSFRELLFIGWVGLKGSVPIILATYPLLLGLVQSSLVFHVVFFVVVISALVQGWSLSAVATWLGLQTEEPPEPPISLEITSLRHVDADIVRYDIDRYTRAVDKSLSELAFPAEAVVAMVTRGTNLIPARGDTRLQAGDHVFVVLRENLRDTIDEFFARDIDTVE, encoded by the coding sequence CTGAGGAGTCGAACCATCTTCCTGATCGACCACATTATTTTAGTCGCAGGCCTGCTCCTATTGCTGGGAATCGTGTCGAATAAATTTACGGCGCGCGCCGGACTCCCGGCGCTCCTCGTGTTTCTCGGCATCGGCATGCTAGCCGGCGCCGAAGGCCCGGGCGGCATCGTCTTCGACAGCTTCCCACTCGCCCACGGCATCGGCACCTTCGCCCTGGTCATCATTCTCTTTGACGGTGGCATGCGAACCTCGTTGTCGGGCGTGCGCAAGGTATGGAAGCCGTCGTTGCTCATGGCAACATTCGGCGTCGTCGTCACGGCGGGAATCACCGGGGCCGTGGCCGCGCATGCCCTCGACCTATCCATGCTTCAAGGCATGCTCATCGGCGCGATTGTCGGGTCGACCGACGCCGGTGCGGTCTTCTCGATCATGCGGGCGAGTAATTTAAGCCTGGACCCAAGGTTGATGTCCACGCTCAAGATTGAGAGTGGATCAAACGACCCGATGGCCATCTTCCTGACGGTAGGGTTGATCGAGGTCTTGCTTGGAAACGTCGAGATGGGTCCCCAACTCTTAGGCCTCTTCGTGCTGCAAATGGGCGTGGGCGCGGCGGCGGGACTTGCCTCCGGATGGATTGGCCTGCGCCTGGCAAACCGCGTGAACCTCCCGGCAATCGGACTCTACCCGGTCTTTATCGCAGCATGGGCGATGAGCACCTATGGCGCGACGGTGGCCCTCGGGGGCAGCGGCTACCTGGCCGTGTATATTGTTGGAATCACGCTGGGCAACGCCGATATGGTTTTCAAACGCGGCACGCTCCTCTTTCACGACGGCGTGACATGGATGGGCGAAATCACGATGTTTGTGGTCCTGGGCATGCTGTGCACCCCGAGCGACTTACCCGGCGTCGCCCCGAGCGCATTCCTCATCGCCCTGACCCTGATCTTCGTCGCCCGCCCTGCCGCCGTGTTCACCCTCCTGTGGCCCTTTGGCTTTAGCTTCCGCGAATTGCTCTTTATCGGCTGGGTCGGACTCAAAGGCTCCGTACCGATTATCCTGGCCACCTACCCACTACTCCTTGGCCTGGTCCAAAGCAGCCTCGTCTTTCATGTCGTCTTCTTTGTCGTCGTCATCTCGGCCCTGGTTCAGGGCTGGAGCCTGAGCGCCGTCGCGACCTGGCTGGGTCTTCAAACTGAAGAACCGCCCGAGCCTCCCATCAGCCTCGAAATCACCTCGCTTCGCCACGTCGACGCCGATATCGTGCGCTACGATATCGACCGCTATACCCGCGCCGTGGATAAAAGCCTGAGCGAATTGGCCTTCCCCGCCGAAGCCGTCGTCGCCATGGTCACCCGAGGCACGAACCTCATCCCCGCCCGAGGCGACACTCGCCTCCAGGCCGGCGACCACGTTTTCGTCGTTCTTCGCGAGAACCTGCGCGACACCATTGACGAGTTCTTCGCGCGAGATATCGATACCGTTGAGTAA
- a CDS encoding DUF4011 domain-containing protein produces the protein MQTRQFRWKGVELSIEYGGVVNYALQQNRMPVISALRLENKGEERVEDLRVAISSTRADVQGWETHLATLEPGYIWNEPGVDLAFPAEALASLSERIETELCIKISHNTDGDTVEQQQFLLPIAWLAYNEWPGVGALPQLLSAFVLPNHPDLVDMVARMRDILERWSGDATLSGYQDGDPARVRKVAASAYGALQELGFSYINPPASFETAGQKIRTPEQLFNGRMGTCLDVTLLVAAALESVGLHPVLVLVHGHIFVGVWLQDEAFADPIIDDPAQLRKRAKLGQILFFDPTVAVSGKGADFARAQDDAMAQLSDFARFVLAIDVRASRQRGVRPIAARVFGEDGKVRILEHSEREDRARAVAPKEENRHADLDAREREHLARIKAMEGAQLGNDELQRLDRWCAKLLDLSLRNPLLNFRHTKSTAMLLHHDLAAFEDIFATGKKFRLDAKPETMGALDVSVLTGGELYRNDAELPALLDNALESSRIHTAYPSGEHAARLKTIYRDARREMQETGVNLLHLALGFLRWFDPNKPDTPRVAPLILLPVKLERLSATDRYTLEISDDEALINHSLLEKLRQEFSLEIPGLSVLPQDASGLDIALIFKQFRQAVLPLRGWDIMETAFLGVFSFGKFMMWHDLRENHARLRQNTVVRRILNPATVLADEVEAPQPEAVGTRDDFCVMDADSSQLAAVRAAASGESYVLQGPPGTGKSQTITNIIAQCLADGRNVLFVAEKRAALDVVYKRLSDVGLDDFCLRLHSENANKRAVAAQLGRALQQAGAHPSTDWAARVDELARTRRVIDEYVTRLHHERALGLSVFEAVARLTQLSKFERSEVHLEAAVQDFDAAQFARIREEVQNVGDFAADISPVASHPLRAIGTPVLDPDARRGLEKDVAKLFDALAALKRELGQLPEQVPPPEGTTIERLREHARLLESLANRPTGGRLLAATSDWDTLQPRLHASLETGLQVKESREALQARYSSDFFELELQEARRKIGQWKDAFFLVAFVMLWSLRRQVRRATVDGTLPENPQLEEDLEAALEVKQLDAELAKMVFPNELQGTLWQGEQTNWSTLHFAYQWADDYREHLRAVEQRDAWEKIAQMDYLPWESTSDQVAKYLGAVHEFERAWQGVAGAIEIDASCIEAAAASWVDGLEAVLREWKGALGDLRSWSLYLNARARVVDAGLRDLIDGLECGSYPLDALDPVAEKSLLTWWVERIFASEEQLAQFSGVTHARLLDKFRALDRETMGLARQEIRARLSAKLPQPQSASKQSEVGIVLREIQKKSRHLPIRELFGRIPTLLPRLAPCMLMSPMSVAQYLIDDPVQFDLVIFDEASQIAPWDALGAISRAAQCIVVGDSKQLPPTSFFNKTYEEDELQEVEDLESILDECVAGGLHSRRILWHYRSRDEALIAFSNYHYYDNELLSFPSAMGESNQLGVSYRHVPNGYYDKGKTRTNQAEAEAIVAEIVERLSDATRASASIGVVTFSQAQQTLIEDLLDEARGAHPAIEPYFSDAVAEPVFIKNLENVQGDERDIMLFSICYAPDREGRLSMNFGPLNRQGGERRLNVAITRARQQLIVFATLRPEQIDLSRTSAMAVGHLKTFLRYAEMGPRAISEARVRSGQTTTQRAIQQKIKAHLEAAGYDVRTDIGHSGYQVDLAVLHPAQPDFLMLGIESDGANYRRARSARDRDQTRRAVLNNLGWNLHRVWTPDWWHRSERELAAIADRLAELREQPPARLKTMTNYREPTQARSDVDALAGEAIETPPADGAAKAMLAMGSDTSGDKSAGESESETQRAWADALLSADAVDYMSLANATQLTRAELPADGRKKSDFNKDANLLPIAKSAMRIIMTESPVNFSAVKRQVARHWGYSRLSERIEERIELSLANLKEGQRPLIRAGFAWSPTMSPESYRAFRPTTDSNAPRACEEIPPEEAANAAEAIVASNLSLPVDELQRQVIQVFGFSQVGSNLRELADSALEILISQNRATLEDGQVRAMQSLTTPAEG, from the coding sequence ATGCAAACTCGCCAATTTCGCTGGAAGGGCGTTGAGCTCAGCATCGAGTACGGCGGCGTAGTCAATTACGCGCTGCAGCAGAATCGAATGCCGGTCATCTCCGCGCTTCGCTTGGAGAACAAAGGGGAGGAGCGCGTCGAAGACCTTCGCGTGGCGATCTCGAGCACCCGCGCCGACGTGCAGGGCTGGGAGACGCACCTCGCGACGCTTGAGCCCGGGTATATATGGAATGAGCCCGGCGTCGATCTCGCGTTTCCGGCCGAAGCCCTCGCCTCCCTAAGCGAGCGAATCGAAACCGAATTATGCATCAAAATATCGCATAACACCGACGGCGACACCGTTGAGCAACAGCAGTTTTTGCTGCCTATCGCCTGGCTCGCCTATAACGAGTGGCCCGGCGTCGGCGCGCTGCCACAGTTGCTGTCGGCGTTTGTGCTCCCAAATCACCCAGACCTGGTCGATATGGTCGCGCGGATGCGCGATATCCTAGAGCGTTGGAGCGGGGACGCGACGTTATCGGGCTATCAGGACGGGGACCCCGCGCGCGTGCGCAAGGTCGCAGCCAGCGCCTACGGGGCGCTTCAGGAGCTCGGGTTTAGCTATATAAATCCGCCGGCGAGTTTTGAGACCGCGGGGCAAAAGATCCGCACGCCGGAGCAATTATTTAACGGCCGAATGGGCACCTGCTTGGACGTCACCCTCTTGGTCGCCGCGGCTCTCGAGTCGGTGGGGTTGCACCCCGTGTTGGTGCTGGTCCACGGGCATATATTCGTGGGCGTCTGGCTTCAGGATGAGGCGTTCGCCGACCCGATTATTGATGACCCCGCCCAGCTTCGAAAACGGGCGAAGCTGGGGCAAATCCTGTTCTTTGACCCAACCGTCGCTGTGTCCGGAAAGGGGGCCGACTTCGCGCGGGCTCAGGACGACGCGATGGCCCAACTGAGCGATTTCGCGCGATTCGTCCTCGCGATCGACGTGCGCGCGTCGCGCCAGCGCGGCGTTCGCCCGATCGCCGCGCGGGTCTTCGGCGAAGATGGAAAGGTGCGCATCCTCGAGCACTCCGAGCGTGAAGACCGCGCGCGGGCGGTGGCTCCCAAAGAGGAGAATCGCCACGCCGATCTCGACGCGCGCGAGCGCGAGCACCTCGCCCGCATCAAAGCGATGGAAGGGGCGCAACTCGGCAACGACGAATTGCAGCGCCTCGATCGTTGGTGCGCCAAATTGCTCGACCTCTCGCTGCGCAACCCGCTGCTCAACTTTAGGCATACGAAGTCGACCGCGATGCTGCTGCACCACGACCTGGCGGCCTTCGAAGACATCTTCGCGACGGGCAAAAAATTTCGGCTGGACGCCAAGCCTGAGACCATGGGCGCGCTTGATGTCAGCGTGCTCACCGGCGGGGAGCTCTATCGAAATGATGCGGAATTGCCCGCGCTTCTGGACAACGCGCTCGAATCCTCGCGCATTCACACCGCGTACCCCAGCGGCGAGCACGCCGCGCGCCTGAAGACGATCTATCGCGACGCGCGCCGCGAGATGCAGGAGACCGGCGTCAACCTCTTGCACCTGGCGCTCGGGTTTCTGCGCTGGTTTGACCCTAATAAGCCGGATACCCCCCGGGTCGCGCCGCTAATCCTATTGCCCGTGAAGTTGGAGCGACTCTCCGCCACGGATCGCTACACCCTCGAGATAAGCGACGACGAGGCGCTGATTAACCACTCTCTTTTGGAGAAGCTGCGCCAGGAATTCTCGCTCGAAATTCCCGGGCTCTCCGTGCTTCCCCAGGACGCATCGGGCCTCGATATCGCCCTGATTTTTAAGCAGTTTCGCCAGGCGGTCCTGCCCCTTCGTGGCTGGGATATCATGGAGACGGCCTTCCTCGGGGTGTTCTCCTTCGGCAAATTTATGATGTGGCATGATTTGCGCGAGAATCATGCGCGATTGCGCCAAAATACGGTGGTCCGCCGCATCCTTAATCCCGCCACTGTGCTCGCAGACGAGGTCGAGGCGCCCCAACCCGAAGCGGTTGGGACGCGCGACGATTTTTGCGTGATGGACGCCGATTCATCGCAACTCGCCGCGGTTCGAGCGGCGGCGTCTGGGGAGTCCTACGTGCTCCAGGGGCCGCCGGGCACCGGCAAGTCGCAGACGATTACCAATATTATCGCGCAATGTTTGGCCGACGGGCGAAACGTGCTCTTCGTCGCCGAGAAGCGTGCGGCCCTAGACGTTGTCTACAAACGCCTGAGCGATGTCGGGCTCGACGATTTTTGTCTTCGCCTTCACTCGGAGAACGCGAATAAGCGCGCGGTCGCAGCCCAGCTAGGTCGCGCCTTGCAGCAAGCCGGCGCGCATCCCTCTACCGATTGGGCCGCGCGGGTCGATGAGCTCGCTAGAACGCGACGAGTTATCGATGAATATGTCACCCGCCTGCACCATGAGCGCGCGCTCGGGCTGAGCGTGTTTGAGGCCGTCGCGCGTCTTACCCAGTTGAGTAAATTTGAGCGCAGTGAGGTTCATCTCGAGGCTGCTGTCCAGGACTTCGACGCCGCGCAATTCGCCCGGATAAGAGAGGAGGTCCAGAACGTCGGTGATTTTGCCGCCGATATTTCGCCGGTTGCCTCGCATCCGCTGCGCGCGATTGGCACGCCCGTCTTGGACCCGGATGCGCGGCGCGGACTCGAGAAAGATGTCGCCAAGCTCTTCGATGCGCTCGCCGCGCTAAAGCGGGAGCTTGGTCAGTTGCCCGAGCAGGTTCCGCCGCCCGAGGGCACCACGATTGAGCGGCTTCGCGAGCATGCCAGACTCCTTGAGTCCCTGGCGAATCGCCCGACCGGAGGGCGTCTTCTGGCCGCCACCTCGGATTGGGACACGCTTCAGCCGCGCCTGCACGCATCGCTTGAAACGGGACTCCAGGTTAAAGAATCGCGCGAGGCCTTGCAGGCGCGCTATTCCAGCGACTTCTTCGAGCTGGAGTTGCAGGAGGCGCGGCGCAAAATTGGCCAATGGAAAGACGCGTTTTTTCTGGTTGCGTTTGTCATGCTGTGGAGTCTGCGCCGCCAGGTGCGGCGCGCCACCGTTGATGGAACGCTTCCCGAGAACCCGCAGCTTGAGGAAGATCTCGAGGCGGCGCTCGAGGTCAAGCAACTCGACGCTGAACTCGCGAAGATGGTCTTTCCGAATGAGCTTCAAGGCACCCTCTGGCAGGGTGAGCAGACCAATTGGTCGACCCTTCATTTCGCCTATCAATGGGCGGATGATTATCGCGAACATCTACGCGCGGTGGAGCAGCGCGATGCGTGGGAGAAGATCGCCCAGATGGATTATCTGCCCTGGGAGAGCACCTCCGACCAGGTCGCGAAGTATCTCGGCGCGGTCCATGAGTTTGAGCGAGCCTGGCAGGGGGTCGCTGGCGCCATCGAGATAGACGCGAGTTGCATCGAGGCAGCCGCGGCGTCCTGGGTCGACGGGCTCGAAGCCGTGTTGCGTGAATGGAAGGGGGCTTTGGGCGACCTGCGAAGCTGGTCTCTCTATCTCAATGCCCGGGCTCGGGTCGTCGACGCGGGTCTACGCGATTTGATCGACGGTCTTGAATGCGGGAGCTATCCGCTCGACGCACTCGATCCGGTCGCCGAAAAGTCCCTGCTTACCTGGTGGGTGGAGCGGATCTTTGCCTCAGAGGAGCAACTCGCGCAGTTTAGCGGCGTCACCCACGCGCGCCTGCTCGATAAATTTCGTGCGCTTGACCGCGAGACGATGGGGCTCGCGCGCCAGGAGATACGCGCGCGGCTCAGCGCGAAGCTGCCGCAACCACAATCGGCGTCGAAGCAGTCCGAAGTCGGGATCGTGCTGCGCGAGATTCAGAAGAAGTCGCGCCACCTCCCGATTCGCGAACTCTTCGGGCGCATCCCTACGCTGCTGCCGCGCCTGGCGCCGTGTATGTTGATGAGCCCGATGAGCGTCGCTCAGTACTTGATCGATGACCCGGTCCAGTTTGACCTTGTGATCTTCGACGAAGCCTCGCAAATCGCGCCGTGGGATGCGCTCGGGGCGATCTCGCGGGCGGCGCAATGCATCGTGGTTGGCGATTCAAAGCAACTCCCGCCGACGAGCTTCTTCAATAAGACCTATGAGGAAGACGAACTGCAGGAAGTTGAGGACCTGGAGAGTATTCTAGATGAGTGCGTCGCCGGTGGGCTCCATTCGCGACGGATCCTCTGGCATTATCGCAGCCGCGATGAGGCGCTGATCGCGTTCTCGAATTATCATTATTACGACAACGAACTGCTCAGCTTCCCCAGCGCCATGGGCGAATCGAATCAGCTCGGTGTGTCGTATCGGCATGTGCCGAACGGCTATTATGACAAGGGAAAGACGCGGACCAACCAGGCCGAGGCCGAGGCCATCGTGGCGGAGATTGTTGAGCGACTCAGCGATGCTACCCGGGCGTCGGCTTCCATCGGTGTAGTCACATTTAGCCAGGCACAGCAGACCTTGATCGAGGATCTCCTCGATGAGGCGCGTGGGGCGCATCCCGCGATTGAACCCTATTTCTCGGATGCGGTCGCCGAACCGGTCTTCATCAAGAACCTGGAGAACGTGCAGGGCGACGAGCGTGACATCATGTTGTTCTCGATCTGTTACGCGCCCGATCGGGAAGGGCGCTTGTCGATGAATTTCGGACCGTTGAATCGGCAGGGCGGGGAGCGGCGCTTAAACGTCGCGATCACGCGTGCCCGCCAGCAACTTATTGTCTTTGCGACGCTTCGACCGGAGCAGATCGACCTCTCCCGCACCTCGGCCATGGCGGTCGGGCATCTTAAGACGTTTCTTCGCTACGCCGAAATGGGGCCGCGCGCGATCTCGGAGGCGCGTGTGAGATCGGGCCAGACCACGACGCAGCGTGCGATACAACAAAAGATCAAGGCGCATCTGGAGGCCGCGGGCTACGATGTCCGCACCGATATAGGCCACTCTGGGTATCAAGTTGACCTCGCCGTACTCCATCCCGCGCAGCCGGACTTCCTCATGCTCGGCATTGAGTCGGATGGCGCGAATTATCGGCGCGCGCGTAGCGCTCGCGACCGGGACCAGACGCGGCGTGCCGTGTTGAATAACCTGGGTTGGAATCTGCATCGCGTGTGGACGCCTGACTGGTGGCATCGAAGCGAGCGTGAATTAGCGGCCATCGCAGACCGCCTGGCCGAGTTGCGCGAGCAACCCCCTGCACGATTGAAGACGATGACGAACTATCGTGAGCCCACCCAGGCGCGGTCGGATGTTGACGCTTTGGCCGGCGAGGCGATTGAAACGCCGCCGGCCGATGGTGCAGCGAAGGCGATGCTTGCCATGGGCAGCGATACTAGTGGCGACAAGAGCGCCGGAGAGTCAGAGAGCGAAACACAGCGGGCCTGGGCCGATGCGCTTTTGAGCGCGGACGCGGTTGATTATATGAGCCTGGCGAACGCAACACAGCTGACGCGCGCCGAATTGCCCGCAGATGGACGAAAGAAGAGTGACTTCAACAAGGATGCGAATCTGCTACCGATCGCAAAGTCGGCGATGCGCATTATAATGACCGAGTCTCCGGTGAACTTCTCGGCGGTGAAGCGCCAGGTTGCCCGTCATTGGGGCTATTCGCGTCTGTCTGAGCGCATCGAAGAGCGCATCGAGCTCTCCTTGGCCAACCTAAAGGAGGGCCAGCGGCCACTAATACGCGCCGGATTTGCCTGGAGTCCCACGATGTCACCCGAATCCTACCGTGCGTTTAGGCCCACGACGGATTCGAACGCGCCGCGGGCATGTGAAGAAATCCCCCCGGAGGAGGCAGCGAACGCCGCGGAGGCAATCGTGGCCTCGAATCTGAGTCTTCCGGTGGATGAGCTGCAGCGCCAGGTCATCCAGGTATTCGGGTTCTCTCAGGTAGGTAGCAATCTGCGCGAGTTGGCGGATTCAGCCTTGGAGATCCTCATCTCGCAGAATCGGGCGACGCTCGAAGATGGGCAAGTTCGGGCAATGCAGTCCCTGACGACGCCTGCAGAGGGGTAG